Below is a window of Camelina sativa cultivar DH55 chromosome 11, Cs, whole genome shotgun sequence DNA.
ACTTGCATTGTAAGTTGTTACCTTAACATGTtgtaatggttttgttttgtgattttagtAAACGAGGCAAAGGAGAGTTTGTGAAAAAGTTTGACGAAGGAACTTATAGTTGTGCTGGTTGTGGATCTGCTATTTACAAATCCACCACTAAGTTCGACTCCGGTTGCGGCTGGCCGGCGTTCTTTGATGCTATCCCCGGTGCTATTAAACAAACTGTAATTATTTGATTCTtctctatagttttttttgaatccatatatatagatagatatacaatattataatctaaaataaatcttgaacttttttttttggttttgttaatgtATATAGCGAGAAGGCATGGGTGGAAGAAGAATGGAGATAACATGTGCAGTATGTGATGGACATCTTGGCCATTGTTTCAAAGGCGAAGGCTACTCTACTCCTACCGACCAACGTCACTGCGTTAACAGTGTCGCTCTCAAATTCGCTGGTGCTGATTCCTCCAAATAAATCTTCGTCGGACCACTttatctcaaataaaataatctattcTATGCTTCGTGAGATGCTACTTTTACTTTCTTCCTACTCATGTCATATTATAATAAATCTAcgtttaatttctaaaattataataaactttggtaatgaataaaatttcttcttttttgttcctatttgtcatttttattaTGAACTTAAaatttattcacaaaaaaaaactattgtgaAGGAGGAAAAACTAAGAAATTAGACGAAGATAGTCTAGCTTCAACGAGCATGGCTTTTTGTCCATTCGAAACCAACATAGTTACATATTAATTTCAACCTATCTTTTACTTAGATGTAGAGAAATAAATCATATCTAACACGAACTAAGAAGCTTCATCATTCATACCTTcttatttgaatataatttaagatTTGTAGATATATTATTAGGTTGGAGTAAGTCAGTATACATACATTCAATAGATTCGGATAAGTAAACGGGGAAAACTAGCTGACAGggattacatatatttttggatatatacAAACACGTCTTCAAAAATAATCATCAACGACGACaacacattcttttt
It encodes the following:
- the LOC104722865 gene encoding peptide methionine sulfoxide reductase B8-like translates to MAASLPANDDEWRAILSPDQFKVLRERATDKRGKGEFVKKFDEGTYSCAGCGSAIYKSTTKFDSGCGWPAFFDAIPGAIKQTREGMGGRRMEITCAVCDGHLGHCFKGEGYSTPTDQRHCVNSVALKFAGADSSK